Proteins from a single region of Sphaerochaeta globosa str. Buddy:
- the fusA gene encoding elongation factor G — MASLQNLRNIGISAHIDSGKTTLSERILYYCNKIHEIHEVRGKDGVGATMDSMELERERGITIASAATNVNWKGTEINVIDTPGHVDFTIEVERSLRVLDGAVLVLCSVGGVQSQSITVDRQMKRYHVPRIAFINKCDRTGANPYRVKKQLVEKLGLNAVLMQIPIGLEDRLEGVVDLISMKALYFDAGENADQVREAEIPANLMEEALARREELLDGVSMSSDELMEAMLEDKVTVELLQKAIREATIRLELCPVFMGSAYKNKGIQPLLDAVVSFLPNPTEVVNRALDLDKNETEVILQSTEDMPPVILAFKLEDGQYGQLTYVRVYQGKVKKGDELYNTRSKKKFRVGRLIRMHAAAMEDLTEAGCGEIAALFGIECASGDTFCDPKLNYSLSSMYVPTPVISLAIKPIDKKAADNMGKALNRFTKEDPTFRSFVDPESNQTIIQGMGELHLEVYVERMKREYKAEVEVGQPEVAYREAITARADFNYTHKKQTGGSGQYARVAGYFEPLPDPVEGEEYKPYEFSDEVKGGAIPTEYIPSCDKGFQMAVKKGSQVGFPVIGVKAVVNDGAWHPVDSSDQAFQTAALGAFREAFEKAKPVILEPIMKVEVVAPNEFQGGVFASINQRRGLIVGSTEDNAMCTVIAEVPLAEMFGYSTVLRSLTQGKGEFTMELGKYGRVPSGVSEQLKKDYQEKRRKEQK; from the coding sequence ATGGCTAGTTTGCAAAACTTGAGGAACATCGGAATCAGTGCCCATATTGACTCGGGAAAGACGACTCTCTCCGAACGCATCCTCTACTACTGCAATAAGATCCACGAAATTCACGAAGTTCGTGGTAAGGATGGCGTTGGCGCCACCATGGATAGCATGGAGCTCGAGCGAGAACGAGGCATTACGATCGCCTCTGCTGCAACTAACGTCAATTGGAAAGGAACGGAAATCAACGTTATCGATACTCCGGGCCACGTCGACTTTACTATCGAGGTAGAACGTTCACTGCGTGTTCTTGACGGTGCAGTTTTGGTCCTTTGTTCCGTAGGTGGTGTACAGAGCCAGTCTATCACTGTCGACCGACAGATGAAGCGTTACCATGTTCCCCGCATTGCCTTTATCAACAAGTGTGACCGAACCGGTGCCAATCCGTACCGCGTCAAGAAACAGCTGGTTGAGAAGCTCGGGTTGAATGCCGTTCTCATGCAGATTCCCATCGGCCTTGAAGACCGCCTTGAAGGTGTGGTCGACTTGATTTCCATGAAGGCACTCTATTTCGATGCAGGCGAGAATGCTGACCAGGTTCGCGAAGCAGAGATTCCCGCCAATCTTATGGAAGAGGCTCTTGCCCGACGCGAGGAGTTGCTCGACGGTGTTTCCATGAGTTCTGACGAGTTGATGGAAGCCATGCTTGAGGATAAGGTAACCGTTGAATTGCTGCAGAAGGCAATCCGTGAGGCTACCATCCGTCTTGAGCTGTGCCCGGTATTCATGGGTTCAGCTTACAAGAACAAGGGTATCCAGCCGTTGCTTGATGCTGTAGTGAGTTTCCTGCCCAATCCGACCGAAGTTGTGAACAGGGCATTGGACCTTGACAAGAACGAGACCGAAGTGATTCTCCAGTCTACTGAAGATATGCCTCCTGTCATTCTTGCTTTCAAGCTTGAGGATGGTCAGTACGGCCAGCTCACCTATGTCCGTGTCTATCAGGGCAAGGTGAAGAAGGGCGACGAACTGTACAACACCCGTTCAAAGAAAAAGTTCCGCGTAGGTCGTTTGATTCGTATGCACGCCGCTGCGATGGAAGACTTGACTGAAGCCGGTTGCGGTGAGATTGCTGCCCTCTTCGGTATCGAATGCGCAAGTGGTGACACGTTCTGCGATCCGAAGCTCAACTACTCACTGTCCTCCATGTATGTCCCCACCCCTGTTATCTCATTGGCCATCAAGCCGATTGACAAGAAGGCTGCCGACAACATGGGTAAGGCATTGAACCGCTTCACTAAGGAAGACCCGACGTTCCGCAGTTTCGTGGACCCCGAGTCCAACCAGACCATCATCCAAGGTATGGGCGAATTGCACCTTGAAGTCTATGTTGAGCGTATGAAGCGTGAGTACAAGGCAGAGGTCGAGGTTGGTCAACCTGAAGTTGCCTACCGTGAAGCCATTACTGCCCGTGCTGACTTCAACTACACCCACAAGAAGCAGACTGGTGGATCCGGTCAGTATGCACGTGTTGCCGGTTATTTCGAGCCGCTTCCTGATCCGGTGGAAGGTGAAGAATATAAGCCGTACGAGTTCTCTGACGAGGTTAAGGGTGGTGCCATCCCGACCGAGTATATTCCTTCCTGCGACAAGGGCTTCCAGATGGCCGTCAAGAAGGGCAGCCAGGTTGGTTTCCCGGTCATCGGCGTCAAGGCAGTAGTCAACGATGGTGCCTGGCACCCGGTTGACTCTTCCGACCAAGCTTTCCAGACAGCTGCTTTGGGTGCATTCCGCGAAGCCTTTGAGAAGGCAAAGCCGGTTATCCTCGAGCCGATTATGAAGGTTGAGGTTGTTGCTCCGAACGAGTTCCAAGGTGGAGTGTTCGCTTCGATCAACCAAAGACGTGGTCTTATTGTCGGCTCTACCGAGGATAATGCCATGTGTACCGTTATTGCAGAAGTACCCCTCGCCGAGATGTTCGGTTACTCCACTGTGCTTCGTTCTCTTACCCAAGGTAAGGGCGAGTTCACGATGGAACTGGGCAAATACGGTCGCGTACCTTCCGGTGTTTCCGAACAGCTGAAGAAGGATTATCAGGAGAAGCGAAGGAAAGAGCAGAAGTAA